One Thermus sp. CCB_US3_UF1 DNA window includes the following coding sequences:
- a CDS encoding response regulator transcription factor produces the protein MRLLIADDHPLFRLGLRAGLEAEGLEVVAEAGNGLEALEKTLALQPEAVLLDLRMPGMDGLECAKRLRQAGYRGIIAFLTTYQEPALLREAWLVGADAYFSKELSAAELRSRLLRVARGEERLHPPSLPHLTPREEEVLRLLAQGLSAKGIARALGLSPDTVKDYMENIYGKLLARNRVEALERARALGFLREKT, from the coding sequence ATGCGCCTCCTCATCGCCGACGACCACCCCCTCTTCCGCCTAGGCCTGCGGGCGGGGCTGGAGGCGGAGGGCCTCGAGGTGGTGGCCGAGGCGGGGAACGGCCTGGAGGCCCTGGAAAAGACCCTGGCCCTCCAGCCCGAGGCCGTCCTTTTGGACCTCAGGATGCCGGGGATGGACGGGTTGGAGTGCGCCAAAAGGCTGCGCCAGGCGGGCTACCGGGGGATCATCGCCTTTCTCACCACCTACCAGGAGCCCGCTCTGTTGCGGGAAGCCTGGCTGGTGGGGGCGGACGCCTACTTCTCCAAGGAGCTCTCCGCCGCGGAACTCCGAAGCCGCCTCCTCCGGGTGGCCCGGGGGGAGGAGCGCCTCCATCCCCCCTCCCTTCCCCACCTCACCCCCCGGGAGGAGGAGGTGTTGCGGCTTCTGGCCCAGGGCCTCTCCGCCAAGGGCATCGCTCGGGCCCTGGGCCTCTCCCCCGACACCGTCAAAGACTACATGGAAAATATCTACGGAAAACTGCTGGCCCGCAACCGGGTGGAGGCCCTGGAACGGGCCCGGGCCCTGGGGTTCCTGCGGGAAAAAACCTAG
- the sdaAA gene encoding L-serine ammonia-lyase, iron-sulfur-dependent, subunit alpha: protein MSLTLNALAQLPGRASEHVLREEVEETGLAPEEILGKLRERLGVMRDSIRRGLASEAPSVAGMVGRNAKTLWEAPDPLKDPLLRRVQAYAMAVNEENARMGRIVAAPTAGSAGTLPGALLGVADHLGLPEEDLLMPLVLAAGVAKIISRQIYIAGASGGCQAEIGASAAMAAAAVTELLGGNPEAAAHAAALALQNTLGLVCDPVGGFVEVPCVMRNGFYAVHAVSAASMALAGIRSVIPPDEVILAMAGIGRLLPLELKETGLGGLADTPTGRRLAEEALKRGKKA, encoded by the coding sequence ATGTCCTTGACCCTCAACGCCCTGGCCCAGCTTCCGGGCCGGGCCTCCGAGCACGTGCTACGGGAGGAGGTGGAGGAGACCGGGCTTGCCCCAGAGGAGATCCTGGGCAAGCTGCGGGAGCGGCTTGGGGTCATGCGGGACTCCATCCGCCGCGGCCTGGCCTCGGAGGCCCCCAGCGTGGCCGGAATGGTGGGCCGAAACGCCAAGACCCTCTGGGAGGCCCCTGACCCCCTAAAGGACCCCCTGCTCAGGCGGGTCCAGGCCTACGCCATGGCGGTCAACGAGGAAAACGCCCGCATGGGCCGCATTGTGGCCGCCCCCACGGCGGGAAGCGCCGGCACCCTGCCGGGGGCCCTCCTGGGGGTGGCGGACCACCTGGGCCTGCCCGAGGAGGACCTCCTCATGCCCCTGGTCCTGGCTGCGGGGGTGGCCAAGATCATCAGCCGGCAGATCTACATCGCCGGGGCCAGCGGGGGGTGCCAGGCGGAGATCGGCGCCTCCGCGGCCATGGCCGCTGCGGCGGTAACGGAGCTCCTGGGCGGAAACCCCGAGGCCGCGGCCCACGCCGCCGCTTTGGCCCTGCAGAACACCCTGGGCCTGGTCTGTGACCCCGTGGGGGGGTTTGTGGAGGTGCCCTGCGTGATGCGGAACGGCTTCTACGCGGTGCACGCGGTGAGCGCCGCCTCCATGGCCCTGGCGGGAATCCGCAGCGTCATCCCCCCCGACGAGGTCATCCTGGCCATGGCGGGCATTGGCCGCCTCCTGCCCCTGGAGCTGAAGGAAACCGGGCTTGGCGGCCTGGCCGACACCCCTACGGGGCGGCGCCTGGCGGAAGAGGCCCTGAAACGGGGGAAGAAGGCCTAG
- a CDS encoding sulfurtransferase, producing the protein MGYAHPEVLVSTAWVQEHLEDPQVRILEVNEDILLYDTGHIPGAQKVDWQRDFWDPVVRDFVDEEGFAALMERLGISNETTVVLYGDKNNWWAAYAFWFFKYNGHEDVRLMNGGRQKWVEEGRPLTTEVPSYPKGSYRVPYRDESIRAYRDEVLQHILKVREGKGALVDVRSPEEYRGELTHMPNYPQEGALRAGHIPGARNIPWAKAVNPDGTFKSAEELKALYEPLGITPDKDVVVYCRIAERSSHSWFVLKYLLGYPHVKNYDGSWTEWGNLVGVPIAKGEE; encoded by the coding sequence ATGGGCTACGCACACCCCGAGGTACTGGTGAGCACGGCGTGGGTACAGGAGCACCTGGAGGACCCCCAGGTGAGGATCCTCGAGGTGAATGAGGATATCCTCCTCTACGATACCGGGCACATCCCCGGGGCGCAGAAGGTGGACTGGCAGCGGGACTTCTGGGACCCGGTGGTGCGGGACTTTGTGGACGAGGAGGGGTTCGCGGCCCTTATGGAGCGGCTTGGCATCTCCAACGAGACCACCGTGGTCCTCTACGGGGACAAGAACAACTGGTGGGCCGCCTACGCCTTCTGGTTCTTCAAGTACAACGGGCACGAGGACGTGCGCCTCATGAACGGGGGACGGCAGAAGTGGGTGGAGGAGGGCCGCCCCCTCACCACCGAGGTCCCCAGCTACCCCAAGGGGAGCTACCGGGTACCCTACCGGGACGAGTCCATCCGCGCCTACCGGGATGAGGTCCTCCAACACATCCTCAAGGTGCGGGAGGGCAAGGGGGCCCTGGTGGACGTGCGCAGCCCCGAGGAGTACCGCGGGGAACTCACCCACATGCCCAACTACCCCCAGGAAGGGGCCCTGCGGGCAGGGCACATCCCCGGGGCCAGGAACATCCCCTGGGCCAAGGCGGTGAACCCCGACGGCACCTTCAAAAGCGCCGAGGAGCTCAAGGCGCTCTATGAGCCCTTGGGCATCACCCCGGACAAGGACGTGGTGGTCTACTGCCGCATCGCCGAGCGCTCCAGCCACTCCTGGTTCGTGCTCAAGTACCTCTTGGGCTACCCCCACGTGAAGAACTACGACGGCTCCTGGACGGAATGGGGGAACCTGGTGGGGGTACCCATCGCCAAGGGGGAGGAGTAG